A genome region from Glycine max cultivar Williams 82 chromosome 5, Glycine_max_v4.0, whole genome shotgun sequence includes the following:
- the MYB58 gene encoding transcription factor MYB114: MAPRVNDGTITSKRAMNRGAWTPEEDRKLAQCIEIHGPKRWKTVAIKSGLNRCGKSCRLRWLNYLRPNIKRGNISDEEEDLILRLHRLLGNRWSLIAGRLPGRTDNEIKNYWNSHLCKKVNQKVEKPESSTRHEIIGQNDQNAGDNRAMSENEVEINESGNLDVSLDVNEFFNFSEESFGFDWLNKYLELDQIPESTERSE; the protein is encoded by the exons atggCACCAAGGGTTAATGATGGAACAATAACAAGCAAGAGAGCAATGAACAGAGGAGCATGGACCCCAGAGGAGGACAGAAAGCTAGCCCAGTGCATTGAAATTCATGGTCCAAAGAGGTGGAAGACTGTTGCAATCAAATCAG GTTTAAATAGATGTGGGAAGAGTTGCAGGCTGAGATGGTTGAATTATCTGAGACCCAATATCAAGAGGGGAAATATATCAGATGAAGAAGAGGATTTGATACTTAGGCTTCACAGACTTTTGGGAAAcag gtGGTCTTTGATAGCTGGGAGGCTTCCAGGACGAACAGATAATGAAATTAAGAATTATTGGAATTCTCATTTGTGCAAAAAAGTGAATCAGAAAGTGGAGAAACCAGAAAGTTCCACGAGACACGAAATTATTGGCCAGAATGATCAGAATGCTGGGGATAACCGTGCAATGTCAGAGAACGAGGTTGAAATTAATGAAAGTGGTAACTTAGATGTTAGTTTGGACGTGAACGAATTTTTCAACTTCTCTGAGGAATCCTTTGGGTTTGATTGGCTGAACAAGTACTTAGAACTTGACCAGATTCCTGAGAGCACAGAAAGATCTGAATGA